From Nicotiana tabacum cultivar K326 chromosome 15, ASM71507v2, whole genome shotgun sequence, the proteins below share one genomic window:
- the LOC107775099 gene encoding cell division control protein 2 homolog A: MDQYEKVEKIGEGTYGVVYKARDRVTNETIALKKIRLEQEDEGVPSTAIREISLLKEMQHVNIVRLQDVVHSEKRLYLVFEYLDLDLKKHMDSCPEFSKDPRLVKMFLYQILRGIAYCHSHRVLHRDLKPQNLLIDKRTNALKLADFGLARAFGIPVRTFTHEVVTLWYRAPEILLGARNYSTPVDVWSVGCIFAEMVNQRPLFPGDSEIDELFKIFRVIGTPNEDTWPGVTSLPDYKSAFPKWPPKDLATVVPNLDAPGLDLIGKMLCLDPSKRITARSALEHDYFKDIGFVP, translated from the exons ATGGACCAG TATGAAAAGGTTGAAAAGATTGGTGAAGGAACTTATGGTGTAGTATACAAAGCTCGTGATCGTGTAACGAATGAAACTATTGCACTGAAGAAAATTCGGCTGGAGCAGGAAGATGAGGGTGTGCCGAGCACGGCTATTAGAGAGATCTCCCTCTTGAAAGAGATGCAGCATGTAAACATCGTGAG GTTGCAAGATGTGGTGCACAGTGAGAAGCGATTATATCTAGTCTTTGAATATCTCGACTTGGATTTGAAGAAGCATATGGATTCATGTCCAGAGTTCTCTAAGGATCCACGTCTTGTAAAA ATGTTTTTGTATCAAATACTCCGTGGTATTGCTTATTGTCATTCTCATAGAGTTCTTCACCGAGATCTGAAGCCTCAGAACTTGCTGATAGATAAGCGTACGAATGCTTTAAAGCTTGCAGACTTTGGATTGGCTAGAGCTTTTGGTATTCCTGTCAGAACTTTCACTCATGAG GTGGTGACCTTATGGTACAGGGCACCAGAAATACTGCTAGGAGCACGCAACTACTCTACTCCTGTTGATGTTTGGTCAGTTGGCTGCATATTTGCTGAGATGGTGAACCAGCGGCCCCTGTTTCCGGGTGACTCCGAGATTGACGAACTTTTCAAGATTTTCAG AGTAATAGGTACTCCAAATGAGGATACATGGCCTGGAGTGACTTCTCTGCCTGATTATAAATCTGCTTTCCCAAAATGGCCACCTAAG GACTTGGCAACTGTAGTCCCAAATCTTGATGCACCAGGTCTTGATCTCATTGGT